From a region of the Neisseria subflava genome:
- a CDS encoding NADH-quinone oxidoreductase subunit A gives MLASYFPVLVFILVGLAAGVLFILLGTILGPKRHYAEKDAAYECGFEAFENARMKFDVRYYLVAILFILFDLEVAFMLPWAVVFKDLGAYGFWSMLVFIVVLTVGFIYEWKKGALEWE, from the coding sequence ATGTTGGCCAGTTACTTTCCCGTCCTCGTATTCATCCTCGTCGGCCTTGCGGCCGGCGTGCTGTTTATTCTGCTCGGCACAATTTTAGGCCCGAAACGTCACTATGCCGAAAAAGACGCGGCTTACGAATGCGGTTTTGAAGCCTTTGAAAACGCAAGGATGAAATTCGACGTGCGCTATTACCTCGTCGCCATCCTCTTCATCCTGTTTGATTTGGAGGTCGCGTTCATGTTGCCGTGGGCAGTCGTGTTCAAAGATTTGGGCGCATACGGCTTCTGGTCTATGCTGGTGTTTATCGTCGTTCTGACGGTAGGCTTTATTTACGAATGGAAAAAAGGTGCGCTGGAATGGGAATAG
- the nuoD gene encoding NADH dehydrogenase (quinone) subunit D, whose product MANKLRNYTINFGPQHPAAHGVLRMILELEGETIVRADPHIGLLHRGTEKLAETKTYLQALPYMDRLDYVSMMVNEQAYCLAVEKLAGIDVPIRAQYIRVMFAEVTRILNHLMGIGSHAFDIGAMTAILYAFRDREELMDLYEAVSGARMHAAYFRPGGVYRDLPDFMPKYESSKFRNAKVLKQLNESREGTMLDFIDAFCERFPKNIDTLETLLTDNRIWKQRTVGIGVVSPERAMQKGFTGVMLRGSGVEWDVRKTQPYEVYDKMDFDIPVGVNGDCYDRYLCRMEEMRQSVRIIKQCSEWLRVNPGPVITTNHKFAPPKRTEMKTGMEDLIHHFKLFTEGMHVPEGETYTAVEHPKGEFGVYIISDGANKPYRLKIRAPGFAHLQGMDEMAKGHMLADVVAIIGTQDIVFGEVDR is encoded by the coding sequence GTGGCCAATAAATTAAGAAACTACACCATCAACTTCGGCCCGCAACACCCTGCGGCGCACGGCGTATTGCGTATGATTTTGGAGTTGGAGGGCGAAACCATCGTCCGTGCCGATCCGCACATCGGCCTCCTGCACCGCGGTACTGAAAAACTGGCTGAAACCAAAACCTATCTGCAAGCCCTGCCCTATATGGATCGCTTGGACTATGTTTCCATGATGGTCAACGAGCAGGCGTATTGTTTGGCAGTAGAAAAACTTGCCGGTATCGATGTGCCTATCCGCGCCCAATACATCCGCGTGATGTTTGCCGAAGTAACACGCATCCTCAATCACTTGATGGGCATCGGTTCGCACGCCTTTGATATCGGCGCGATGACTGCCATCCTTTACGCCTTCCGCGATCGCGAAGAGCTGATGGATTTGTACGAAGCCGTTTCCGGTGCGCGTATGCACGCGGCCTACTTCCGTCCCGGCGGTGTTTACCGTGACCTACCCGACTTCATGCCTAAATACGAGAGCAGCAAATTCCGCAACGCCAAAGTATTGAAGCAGCTCAACGAATCCCGCGAAGGCACCATGCTCGACTTTATCGACGCCTTCTGCGAACGTTTCCCTAAAAATATCGACACACTCGAAACCCTCCTGACCGACAACCGTATTTGGAAACAGCGTACCGTCGGCATCGGTGTTGTCTCTCCCGAGCGCGCCATGCAAAAAGGCTTTACCGGCGTTATGTTGCGTGGTTCCGGCGTGGAATGGGACGTGCGTAAGACACAGCCTTACGAAGTGTACGACAAAATGGATTTCGACATCCCCGTCGGCGTCAACGGCGACTGCTACGACCGTTACCTCTGCCGTATGGAAGAAATGCGTCAATCCGTACGCATCATCAAACAATGTTCCGAGTGGTTGCGTGTCAATCCGGGTCCGGTCATTACCACAAACCACAAATTCGCTCCGCCCAAACGTACCGAAATGAAAACAGGTATGGAAGACCTGATTCACCATTTCAAACTCTTTACCGAGGGTATGCACGTTCCCGAGGGTGAGACCTACACCGCTGTCGAACATCCGAAAGGCGAGTTCGGCGTTTACATCATTTCAGACGGCGCAAACAAACCCTACCGCCTGAAAATCCGCGCACCCGGCTTCGCCCACCTGCAAGGCATGGACGAAATGGCAAAAGGCCACATGCTGGCCGACGTCGTTGCCATCATTGGTACGCAGGACATCGTATTCGGGGAGGTTGACCGATAA
- a CDS encoding NuoB/complex I 20 kDa subunit family protein, translating to MGIEGVLKKGFITTSADTVLNYMRTGSLWPVTFGLACCAVEMMHAGMARYDLDRFGIIFRPSPRQADLMIVAGTLTNKMAPALRRVYDQLAEPRWVLSMGSCANGGGYYHYSYSVVRGADRVVPVDVYVPGCPPTAEALIYGLIQLQQKIKRTSTIARDE from the coding sequence ATGGGAATAGAAGGCGTTTTGAAAAAAGGTTTCATCACCACCAGCGCGGATACGGTGTTGAACTATATGCGTACCGGTTCATTGTGGCCGGTTACTTTCGGCTTGGCCTGCTGCGCCGTGGAAATGATGCATGCAGGTATGGCGCGTTATGACCTTGACCGTTTCGGCATCATTTTCCGTCCGTCCCCACGTCAGGCCGACCTGATGATTGTGGCAGGTACGCTGACCAACAAAATGGCGCCTGCCCTGCGCCGTGTATACGACCAGCTCGCCGAGCCGCGCTGGGTATTGTCTATGGGCTCGTGTGCCAACGGCGGCGGCTATTATCACTATTCTTATTCCGTTGTGCGCGGTGCCGACCGCGTCGTGCCGGTAGACGTTTATGTGCCGGGTTGTCCGCCGACTGCGGAAGCCCTGATTTACGGCCTGATTCAGCTCCAACAAAAAATCAAGCGCACTTCCACCATCGCGCGTGACGAGTAA
- a CDS encoding NADH-quinone oxidoreductase subunit C: MASIQNLYETVVGVLGDQASKVISALGEITVECLPEHYISVMTALRDHEELHFELLVDLCGVDYSTYKNEVWQGKRFAVVSQLLSVKNNQRIRVRVWVSDDDFPIVESIVDIYNSADWYEREAFDMYGIMFNNHPDLRRILTDYGFVGHPFRKDFPISGYVEMRYDEEQKRVIYQPVTIEPREITPRIVREENYGGQ, translated from the coding sequence ATGGCAAGCATTCAAAACTTATACGAGACCGTCGTCGGCGTGCTTGGCGATCAGGCAAGCAAAGTCATTTCCGCCTTGGGCGAGATTACCGTCGAGTGTCTGCCCGAGCACTATATTTCAGTCATGACCGCACTGCGCGACCATGAAGAGCTGCATTTTGAGCTTCTGGTTGACTTGTGCGGTGTCGATTACAGCACTTACAAAAACGAAGTATGGCAGGGCAAACGCTTTGCCGTCGTCAGTCAGCTGCTTTCCGTTAAAAACAATCAACGCATCCGCGTACGCGTCTGGGTTTCAGACGACGACTTCCCCATAGTCGAATCCATAGTCGATATTTACAACAGCGCGGATTGGTACGAACGCGAAGCCTTCGATATGTACGGCATCATGTTCAACAACCATCCGGACTTGCGCCGCATCCTGACCGATTACGGTTTCGTCGGACATCCGTTCCGCAAAGACTTCCCGATTTCCGGCTATGTGGAAATGCGTTACGACGAAGAGCAAAAACGCGTGATTTACCAACCTGTTACCATTGAGCCGCGCGAGATCACGCCGCGTATCGTCCGTGAGGAGAACTACGGTGGCCAATAA